The following are encoded together in the Hyalangium ruber genome:
- the cheB gene encoding chemotaxis-specific protein-glutamate methyltransferase CheB: MNANLPNPLRVVVAEDSPTARRLLVEIIRADPSMEVVGEARDGLEAVELTQRLRPHLVTMDIQMPNMDGLEATKRIMTEVPTPVVVVSTLVERDIQTSMSALRSGALAVLQKLVGPESPDFERESRHLRDTLKAMAAVKVVRHWPERASVPLSRRAPPVGSRARPEVVAIATSTGGPAALHRILSELPKDFPLPILVVQHIALGFAEGMASWLNSATALEVKVASDGETLKPGTVYLAPDDRHLGVVTEGRAHVSNTAPVGGFRPSGTHLFRSVARTYGAGCVALILTGMGQDGLEGLRELRQAGGRVLAQDEATSVVFGMPGVVVAAGLADAVLPLDAIASHLKELLTLKE; the protein is encoded by the coding sequence ATGAACGCCAACCTGCCCAACCCGTTGCGTGTCGTGGTGGCCGAGGACTCTCCCACGGCCCGCCGACTGCTGGTGGAGATCATCCGCGCCGACCCCTCCATGGAGGTGGTGGGCGAGGCCCGTGATGGCCTCGAGGCGGTGGAGCTCACCCAGCGGCTGCGCCCGCACCTGGTGACCATGGACATCCAGATGCCGAACATGGACGGCCTGGAGGCCACCAAGCGCATCATGACGGAGGTGCCCACGCCGGTGGTGGTGGTGTCCACGCTCGTGGAGCGCGACATTCAAACCTCCATGTCCGCGCTGCGCTCGGGCGCGCTGGCCGTGTTGCAGAAGCTGGTGGGGCCGGAGTCTCCCGACTTCGAGCGGGAGAGCCGCCACCTGCGCGACACGCTCAAGGCCATGGCGGCGGTGAAGGTGGTGCGCCACTGGCCCGAGCGTGCCAGCGTGCCCCTCTCGCGCCGAGCGCCTCCCGTGGGCAGCCGTGCCCGGCCCGAGGTGGTGGCCATCGCCACCTCCACCGGAGGCCCCGCGGCCCTGCACCGCATCCTCTCGGAGTTGCCCAAGGACTTCCCGCTGCCCATCCTCGTCGTGCAGCACATCGCGCTGGGCTTCGCCGAGGGCATGGCGAGCTGGTTGAACAGCGCCACGGCCCTGGAGGTGAAGGTGGCCAGCGACGGCGAGACGCTCAAGCCGGGCACCGTCTACCTGGCTCCGGACGACCGGCACCTGGGCGTCGTCACGGAGGGCCGGGCCCACGTTTCCAACACCGCGCCGGTGGGCGGCTTCCGCCCCTCGGGCACCCACCTGTTCCGCTCGGTGGCGCGCACCTATGGCGCTGGCTGCGTCGCGCTCATCCTCACGGGCATGGGGCAGGATGGCCTGGAGGGGCTGCGCGAGCTGCGCCAGGCCGGAGGACGGGTGCTGGCCCAAGACGAGGCCACCTCCGTGGTCTTCGGCATGCCGGGGGTGGTGGTGGCCGCGGGGCTCGCCGATGCCGTGCTCCCGCTGGACGCTATCGCCTCGCACCTGAAGGAGCTCCTCACGCTGAAGGAGTAA